A window of Oncorhynchus tshawytscha isolate Ot180627B linkage group LG10, Otsh_v2.0, whole genome shotgun sequence contains these coding sequences:
- the otud4 gene encoding OTU domain-containing protein 4, giving the protein MDGCQPNMRQNNNEKSVEKCMDEYLKSIGFHRKKIAKDGSCLFRAVAEQVLHCQSLHTKVRATCVQYLKKNKENYAAFIEGDFEEYIMKLEDPQHWVGEVEICALALMYKSDFIIFQTPGKPPVQITDNGFNDKVRLCFLNGNHYDSVYPIAHVKNAALCQSVLYELLYERVCGTDHSVVAPCLKGGTGNRGNDLLEDDPDNEQCRSSDESDLEGEDALWSQDGPAGPAARGLTVKGRGSRGPPFSNRVRRSLNPFLYRNTEYDVWVKSKRAQQKLDFCIAAGMQYTVGDKCKVRLDNGGRYYGAYIQEVSPDNGPVTVFIEELGKKHTVSLWNLRPPTDDTLSWSTVARDGKRLNNGSAPNSDWEGRGRGRKSGKPSTPSATPSVSQAKGPSQSGGRGVQKQHSWPLQATVEEGGARSTNTRRPSSSSVSEAATVAAVAAFGLSEAQRQAKEEEQRNLALLEMELRDERSFPALGVVSHASEVKKRTGRGMRRSTLEEERKTPSPPSPNLPPTPNLLPTPNLPPTPNLPPTPNLPATPNLPATPNLPATPNLPPTPNLPPTPNLPPTPNLPPTPNLPPTPNLPPTPTLPDTPNLPLTPTLPATPNLPDTPNLPPTPNLPDPPTTIPSTPIHVNSWPKTTAAVPVVPTPHLTPPVSGVLTALPLVTSVPDTVTSVPDTVTSVPDTVDQSPQTIQTVPLNPLSESHPPLLSSTIWSTLSTPMFSLPAPLSLDPPSSEVSSAYTPALSHIGVPPTSFLPTNHPPHPSNHPSLPPGLSPAPLQPQTVTQPPVVPPAGSSLPRPLVPRVPFV; this is encoded by the exons ATGGACGGATGTCAACCAAACATGCGGCAAAATAACAACGAAAAAAGTGTAGAAAAATGTATGGACGAATACCTGAAATCCATCGGCTTTCACCGGAAAAAAATAGCCAAAGACGGGTCGTGTTTATTTCGGGCTGTAGCTGAACAG GTGTTACACTGTCAAAGCCTCCATACCAAAGTCCGTGCCACCTGTGTGCAGTATCTAAAGAAGAACAAGGAGAACTATGCGGCG TTCATAGAAGGAGACTTCGAGGAATACATAATGAAACTTGAGGACCCTCAG CACtgggtgggagaggtggagatatGTGCACTGGCTCTGATGTACAA GAGTGATTTCATCATCTTCCAGACCCCTGGTAAACCTCCTGTTCAAATCACGGACAACGGCTttaatgacaag GTGCGTCTGTGCTTCCTGAACGGGAACCATTACGACAGTGTCTACCCCATAGCTCATGTGAAGAATGCTGCCCTGTGCCAGT ccgtCCTGTACGAGCTCCTCTATGAGCGCGTGTGTGGCACGGACCATTCCGTGGTGGCTCCCTGTCTGAAGGGCGGTACCGGTAACCGTGGTAACGACCTTCTCGAAGACGACCCGGACAATGAGCAGTGTCGTAGCAGCGACGAGTCGGACCTGGAGGGAGAGGACGCTCTCTG GAGCCAGGATGGACCGGCTGGACCTGCAGCCCGGGGACTCACCGTTAAG ggtcGAGGAAGTCGAGGCCCACCCTTCTCCAACAGGGTCCGACGTTCTCTCAACCCCTTCCTCTACAGAAACACTGAGTACGATGTCTGGGTCAAGTCCAAGAGAG CTCAGCAGAAGCTGGATTTCTGCATCGCCGCTGGGATGCAGTATACAGTGGGAGACAAGTGCaag GTTCGCCTTGACAACGGTGGGCGTTACTATGGCGCCTACATCCAGGAAGTGTCGCCTGACAACGGGCCCGTCACTGTCTTCATAGAGGAACTGGGCAAGAA ACACACTGTGTCCCTCTGGAACCTGCGTCCACCCACAGATGATACGTTGTCTTGGAGCACGGTGGCCCGAGACGGAAAGAGACTGAACAACGGCTCTGCTCCAAACTCTG attgggagggcaggggaagagggaggaagtcAGGGAAGCCTTCAACGCCGTCGGCAACGCCGTCTGTCTCCCAGGCTAAAGGACCCTCCCAAAGTGGTGGGCGTGGTGTCCAGAAGCAGCACTCTTGGCCCCTGCAGGCCactgtagaggagggaggtgccCGGAGCACCAACACCAG GAGACCCTCTTCCAGCTCTGTGTCAGAGGCAgctacagtagcagcagtagcagcatttGGTCTATCAGAGGCCCAGCGTCAAGCcaaagaggaggagcagaggaactTGGCCCTGCTGGAGATGGAGCTACGGGATGAGAGAAGCTTCCCTGCactgggg gtggtGTCTCATGCCAGTGAGGTGAAGAAGAGGACAGGCAGAGGCATG AGGAGATCAAcactagaggaggagaggaagacccCATCACCTCCTTCTCCTAACCTTCCTCCCACTCCTAACCTTCTTCCTACTCCTAACCTTCCTCCTACTCCTAACCTTCCTCCCACTCCTAACCTTCCTGCCACTCCTAACCTTCCTGCCACTCCTAACCTTCCTGCCACTCCTAACCTTCCTCCCACTCCTAACCTTCCTCCCACTCCTAACCTTCCTCCCACTCCTAACCTTCCTCCCACTCCTAACCTTCCTCCCACTCCTAACCTTCCTCCCACTCCTACCCTTCCTGATACTCCTAACCTTCCTCTTACTCCTACCCTTCCTGCTACTCCTAACCTTCCTGATACTCCTAACCTTCCTCCTACTCCTAACCTTCCTGATCCTCCAACCACCATTCCTTCCACCCCTATCCATGTCAACTCCTGGCCTAAAACAACTGCTGCTGTTCCGGTCGTCCCCacccctcacctcaccccacctgtGTCTGGGGTTTTAACTGCCCTACCTCTGGTGACCTCTGTGCCCGACACGGTGACCTCTGTGCCCGACACGGTGACTTCTGTGCCCGACACGGTGGACCAATCCCCTCAGACAATACAGACTGTccccctcaaccccctctctgaatctcacccacccctcctctcttccacaaTCTGGTCAACCCTATCTACCCCAATGTTCTCTCTCCCAGCCCCCCTCTCCCTGGATCCTCCATCCAGTGAGGTCTCCTCAGCCTACACCCCAG CTTTATCCCACATCGGTGTTCCCCCCACTTCCTTCCTCCCCACCAACCACCCACCTCACCCCTCCAACCACCCTTCCCTTCCCCCCGggctctccccagcccctctccaGCCCCAGACTGTCACCCAGCCCCCTGTCGTTCCACCAGCTGGCTCATCTCTACCAAGACCCCTTGTTCCCAGGGTTCCCTTTGTCTGA